The Methanomassiliicoccales archaeon DNA segment GATATGCAACCACTGTTGTTGTTCCAATATCGACTGCAATACCGTAAACGCCTTCATTCTTCTCAGTAAGCCCGAGTATTTCATCGTGTCTTAATACAATATGTGCCTCTGAATTTTTTCGCAAGTAGTCTGGAAGAAGAGACAATATTTTCAGAGGAATATGAAGAAATCCCCCGATTTGCTTTATCGAATTCTTCAAGCGTTCGAAATCAGGCAATGGGAAATCAATTGTAGGAGGCGGAACTTGAATAGTAATTTTCTTGACTGTAGGATCCGTATCTACATGTGCAAAAGATTTCACAAGAATGATCTGCTCCTTCTTTTCATACTCCTCAGGAATGTCAATGACTAAATCATCCTCAACAATGAGTTTGCATGCGAGCCTAACCCCTCTCATGAGGTCATTTTTAGAAATGAATTTCGCATCTTCTTGAGAAATCGGTGCATCTTTTGTTGTCACAACGACACGGCATCTTCCACAAGAGCCACGACCGCCACAGACTGATTCAATTGGAACGCCAGCACGCATCGCAATTTCAAACAGGCTCTCTCCAGGTTTATCCACTTCGACAATTTTTCCAGTAGGCTCAAATCGTACTCTTATCATTTCCATCAAGTCAGTAGTAGTGTCTGTAGATGCTATAGATCTCGGTGATCTGGCTGATTTCGTATCCTGAAAAGCAACGGTTACTTATGATCAGCTCTCTGATGAGTTTCTCTGCCTCTCTTGGATTCTCGGCATGAAAAAGAAGAATTGCGCTAAAGGCACCAATTGCAGTGAAAACCTGTATCGTAGCTGGATGGTTCTTCAATTCCCTGAGTATACGTTCCTGATCATGGGAAGAGAGACCCGTATCGAATTTTAATACGACCGAATAGATCAAATCCCCCAAACGATCATAATAAATCAAGTTGGCTTTTTGAAGGATCTTAAGTTCCCTCAATCTTTCAATTCTATATCCCACGGATCTGCTAGTCATCCCCATTTTTTCGGCTATTTTCTCATAAGTCCACTCAGGATGATTTGCAAGCATCTTTAGAAGTTCCTTGTCCTTATCATCAAGGATTTCGCGCCCCATTTAAACACCTAGTTCCTCGGAATTTTTTACATGCATAACCTTTCAAATAAAAGTTGCTATCATTTTTGCCATTTGATTTCGGAATAAGTGAAACAGTCTGGGTTGGATTGTTACTTCAAAAACGGTTCCATTTAAACCAACCGCACTAACGCTCATTTTTTTTTACATGATATCCTAACTTTCAAAGAACCTTGGAACTCCTATGTGCAACGATTGTTTTTTTTAAGAAATGATATTTATTGCAAGAGGAGAGTTTTCTTCCAAATATCGTAGCGAAAAGAAATTATCGATAGTGTGTCCGGATTTGTGGCAATATTTATTAACATGGTGTATGGTAATTGCCCATAAGTGAAACCAGTAGCATGAAGACGGGTGTCAAAGATGGAGCTGATTGTCATCGCGGGATTTCTGGGATCAGGAAAAACAACACTTATCCTGGCAACCGTGTCAAAGATAATTGAACGAACAGGCAAGAAAATCGTCATAATTGTCAACGATTTTGGAAAAATTGGGATTGATGGCAAAATTATGGAAAAATATGGTCTTCGG contains these protein-coding regions:
- a CDS encoding Lrp/AsnC family transcriptional regulator, which produces MGREILDDKDKELLKMLANHPEWTYEKIAEKMGMTSRSVGYRIERLRELKILQKANLIYYDRLGDLIYSVVLKFDTGLSSHDQERILRELKNHPATIQVFTAIGAFSAILLFHAENPREAEKLIRELIISNRCFSGYEISQITEIYSIYRHYY